The following proteins are encoded in a genomic region of Glycine max cultivar Williams 82 chromosome 18, Glycine_max_v4.0, whole genome shotgun sequence:
- the SLD1.6 gene encoding delta(8)-fatty-acid desaturase 2, which yields MEGQNKKYISSEELKEHNKSGDLWISIQGKVYNVSDWAKDHPGGEVPLLNLAGQDVTDAFIAYHPGSAWKYLDPFFTGYHLRDFKVSEVSKDYRKLVSEFAKVGLFEKKEHVTLYTLSSVAVMFSIVVYGVIGCNSVWAHLGAALLLGLLWMQSTYVGHDSGHYEVMSSPGYNKLAQILCGNCMTGISIAWWKWTHNAHHISCNSLDYDPDLQHIPVFAVSTRFFNSIKSCFYGRKLVFDSLSRFLISYQHWTFYPVLCFARVNLYLQTLLLLFSRRKVPDRAFNIMGILVFWIWFPLLISSLPNWGERVMFVLASFAVCSIQHLQFCLNHFAADVYEGPPNGNDWFEKQTGGTLDISCSTWMDWFFGGLQFQLEHHLFPRLPRAQLRKISPLVIDLCKKHNLPYRSLTFVEANLWTLKTLRTAALQARNLSNPSSQNLLWEAFNTHG from the coding sequence ATGGAGGGTCAGAACAAGAAGTACATCTCATCTGAGGAGCTGAAGGAGCACAACAAGTCAGGGGATTTGTGGATTTCAATCCAAGGGAAGGTTTACAATGTTTCAGATTGGGCAAAGGACCACCCTGGTGGAGAGGTTCCCTTGTTGAACCTTGCAGGCCAGGATGTGACTGATGCATTCATAGCATACCATCCAGGCTCAGCATGGAAGTATCTTGATCCCTTCTTCACAGGGTACCACCTGAGGGATTTCAAGGTCTCAGAGGTGTCAAAAGATTACAGAAAGCTTGTGTCTGAGTTTGCCAAAGTGGGCCTTTTTGAGAAGAAGGAACATGTCACTCTTTACACACTGTCCTCTGTTGCTGTCATGTTTTCAATTGTTGTTTATGGTGTCATAGGGTGCAATAGTGTGTGGGCTCATCTGGGTGCTGCCCTCTTGCTGGGCTTGCTTTGGATGCAAAGCACCTATGTGGGTCATGACTCTGGCCACTATGAGGTCATGTCAAGCCCTGGCTACAACAAATTGGCACAAATCCTCTGTGGGAACTGCATGACTGGGATAAGCATTGCTTGGTGGAAGTGGACTCACAATGCTCACCACATCTCCTGCAACAGCCTTGACTATGATCCTGATCTCCAGCACATCCCGGTCTTCGCTGTGTCGACGCGCTTCTTCAACTCAATCAAGTCATGTTTCTATGGAAGGAAATTGGTGTTTGATTCCTTGTCAAGGTTTCTCATCAGTTACCAGCACTGGACATTCTACCCAGTTTTGTGCTTTGCAAGGGTCAATTTGTACCTCCAGACTTTGTTGCTGTTGTTCTCTAGGAGAAAAGTGCCAGATAGAGCCTTCAACATAATGGGGATCCTAGTGTTTTGGATTTGGTTCCCTCTATTGATCTCATCCCTGCCAAATTGGGGAGAAAGGGTCATGTTTGTTTTGGCCAGTTTTGCTGTTTGCTCCATCCAACACCTTCAATTTTGTTTGAACCATTTCGCAGCAGATGTGTATGAGGGCCCACCAAATGGCAATGACTGGTTTGAGAAGCAAACTGGTGGCACATTGGACATCTCTTGCTCTACATGGATGGATTGGTTCTTTGGCGGCTTGCAATTCCAACTTGAGCACCATTTGTTCCCTAGGCTCCCAAGGGCACAATTGAGGAAAATCTCACCTTTGGTGATTGACCTTTGCAAGAAGCACAATTTGCCTTATAGGAGTTTGACATTTGTTGAGGCCAATCTTTGGACTCTTAAGACCCTTAGGACTGCTGCTCTCCAGGCCAGGAATCTCAGTAACCCTTCTTCCCAGAATTTGTTGTGGGAAGCTTTTAACACTCATGGTTGA
- the LOC102663351 gene encoding uncharacterized protein, with product MPLYSKFMKDILTKKGKYIDNENIVVGGNCSAIIQRKLPKKFKDLGSVTIPCTIGKETMSKALIDLGASINLMPLSMCKRIGNMKINPTKMTLQLADRSITRPYRVVEDVLVKVCHFNFPVDFVIMDIEEDTDIPLILGRPFMLTANCVVDMGNGNLELSIDNQKITFDLFKAMKYP from the coding sequence ATGCCCCTCTACTCCAAATTTATGAAGGACATCCTCACCAAGAAGGGGAAGTACATTGACAATGAGAACATTGTGGTAGGGGGTAACTGCAGCGCTATAATACAGAGGAAGCTACCCAAGAAGTTTAAGGACCTCGGAAGTGTTACCATCCCGTGCACCATAGGGAAGGAGACGATGAGCAAGGCCCTCATTGACTTAGGAGCAAGTATCAATCTGATGCCCTTGTCAATGTGTAAAAGAATTGGGAATATGAAGATAAATCCTACCAAGATGACGCTTCAGCTAGCAGACCGCTCGATTACAAGGCCGTACAGGGTGGTAGAAGATGTCCTAGTCAAGGTATGCCACTTTAATTTTCCGGTGGACTTTGTCATAATGGATATTGAAGAAGACACAGACATTCCCCTCATCTTAGGCAGACCATTCATGCTGACTGCCAACTGTGTGGTGGATATGGGGAATGGGAACTTGGAGTTGAGTATTGATAATCAGAAGATCACCTTCGACCTCTTCAAAGCAATGAAGTATCCATAG